The nucleotide window cgtgcggaggacaaagctcctaaaacgtgcggaggacaaagctcctaattgtggtgaggacaaagctcaatgaaatgctatgcatggactcttaacaacaaaacaccgtaatcatcgtaatcaacatatcatcatgcatccaataatttggagctaaacgtcatcatttcataatatatatatatatatatagacatcatgcacttagttaaataacagcagtagcacagtcaaatcacacaacaatagagagatatcaatatatcaatttcaattcacaacataacaatattaatgtgaagcatcaacaacttaaacatcaaacatcttccacataaggcatataaatatttcaaataatcaacaacaacaacaacataggcgacacatgaacatctcaggatataacaatatcaaatgataatcaacaacaactcatgcaacttagttaaataacaatagcagcataatcagatcatatcaacagcttaataccaattcattttcaacaacttcctgatcattcaataataattcaagtaatgcaatcaatcaataaatcacattataaacacttagcatttcaatatagcttcacaaataacagttaacatcttagataggtctcattagtacctaaagtcccattcctaatccattcaaacgactcaggtctcaaattcctaaaaagcactcaattctggatgtgctcgcgaggcgagagttcttactcgccatggcgagtaccactcatctcccaaactagtgttgttctgggttcaatctgatcctacattcaatcctaatcaatactaggtatgttcaggcgctctaaggcatccaaggtccaactaaaaaggtcaaaacacaaaatctaacatgctctctgccttagctcgctatggcgagtaaggttgctcgcaatggcgagcaataccaaaacactcgcgaggcgaaggggaaggctcgcgtggcgagcgatgaagatcatcactcgcgaggcgaggatcatagctcgccgtggcgagcgatgaatctaggctcggacatgatgcactttctacacgaaaatcatcatctaacaaggttctaagcctaatttcaattccagaattcatctaaatcattatctaaggtctaaggacagtttctatatctttttaacaagtttccaccgtttaatcatcaattctatcaatttgacctaacttccggttcttcttaaactcatcctaattcatgttaaacttaaccattgattcacataattaatagaattgcaagattagtctcacccttaccttataatcaggaaatcgcagcccctctaggtctctccctcttctcttggcttttctcccttttctccaaaagcagtcgtacgtacgttatgtttttctaaactaggtctctcctatttatataaatctttaacctacttatttttctcttaaatccaaatattaatattctatcccaatatatatatatatatatatatatatatatataatatttctataacaataataaataacaaatatatctataacatatatatatttccataacaaatcatttatatttccatagcaaatgacatatatttctacaacaaatcatacatatttctatgataaataacatttatttctataacaaatcatatatatatttctataacgaatcatatatatttctgaatcaaataacatatatattatattaataaatatataacatatatcataacaaaatatcactcatcaaaataaatcatataaatcacacaaatcatataagtatattctaaactcatttaaaataatcaaataattagagagggcgttacagttgacaccgttggatgtaccggaatggaagtgggacagtatctctatggattttgtgacgagtttaccgaacactccgagagggcatgacgctatttgtGTTGTggtcgaccggttgacgaagtcggcacacttcattcctatcaatatcagttatccggtagcacagttggcagagatttatgtTCATAGTATTGTGAAGTTGTACGGTgtaccgtcgagtattgtgtcggatagggatccgaggttcacttctaggttctagaagagtttacaggacgccttgggttcgaagttgaggttgagttcggcttatcatcctcaaacagatggtcagtcggagaggacaattcaatcattggaagatttgttgagggtgtgtgtacttgagcaaggtggagcttgggatagtcacctaccattgattgagttcacttataacaacagctatcattcgagtattggtatggcaccgttcgaagccttgtatggtcggaggtgtaggactcctctatgttggtttgagtcagatgaaagtgttgtgttgggaccggacttggttcatgagactactgagaaagtcaggttgataagggaaaagatgaaagcttcgcagagtcggcagaagagttaccatgacaagcgaagaaaggctcttgagtttcaggagggtgatcatgtttttctgagggtcactcctttgacgggtgttggacgtgcattgaagtcgaggaagttgactcctaagttcattggtccgtatcagatttcagagagggtTGGAATAGTGGCATATAgggttggtttgccaccacatctttcgaacttgcacgatgtgtttcatgtgtcacagcttcggaagtatgtagcggatccttcacATGTGATTCCAAGGGATGATGTACAGGTGagggacaacctgacagttgagactatgccgttgagaattgatgatcgtaaggtgaagtccttgagaggtaaagagatacctcttgtgagagtcgtttggggtggagcgactggagaaagtttgacttgggagctggagagtaagatgcgggagtcgtatccaaagttgtttgattgaggtaagatttcgaggacgaaattctgtaatttggggagagttgtaacactctaatCGTTGTGTTATttattggtgatttatgtggtgtgtttagtttattatatggtttattttattaataattagaataagggtgaaatattaattattttggtgtttggggagttaatagaagttaatagaaattatggggagttaaatgaaaataaaggggagttaagtaaatgggaagttaggaaaagagaagttAGAAAGCTTTATACGTGAAAActgtcaagttgggagaaaagggagagaagagcaagttagAGCCAAAGAGTGATCttgctgcacatttcttctgcaatttctaaggtaagggtgaggtttacttcagtagtatagatttaatttctgaatttgagtttaacagagttttggagtgaattgggattttggagttttatgatgaaatgatgattttggagttggaatgatgattttgatgttaaaaataGGTTCTGAGAGCATACAGTAGGTTAATTCACATCTataaaccaatttggggagtggattgaaggaaaatgggatttttgggaaaaactgattttctgcccgtacagaatttcatcgctcgcctcgcgagcagctggtgctcgcctcgcgagtgagcaacttcatggctcgcctcgcgagcagaccaactcgccatggcgagcaagccatatcaaaacttgatttttcaattgttgttataagatgttttggggatgatttaatgtacctaaatgattttaatgatgactggagcaagttttaggttaaaaagatgaatagggagcttagaattgaggtttgagtgagaaaatgtcataattcccgagagcacctatttttcactcacctcgagttcgccttgaactcgccatggcgagcaaccagTTTTGCGAACTCGCCATCGCgggcagatgtgctcgcgaggcgagctacccaGTTTTGTGTGCTGTTTTGCTTGCATGAATGGTAGTGattgaatgttgttgttttaagcatagttatatttaattgtgcatattTCTGGATGGTTGGATCtctaattgatgttgttgctgatgactctgatgtatgttaaagttattgaatcatacatgttgtttaaatggagtcacatggagtatgtatgcatgatcaagttgtatgtagatatacacaagtaggtccattgcatatgcgtAAACAGCAGAGAGGACTCATGTcttggaacactagttgttcacagcggtgagggcttcggtcctgtctagtaccacatgcataattgcatatttTTAGGAGTTCAGTGGTGTTGTCATggtcatgcatgagtcttagttgttggTTGTAGATGCcacattgatgatgatgatgttgttgatgaatatatacatttatatacatattgTGATGGGTGGattttgatgatattgttgtgCTTGTGAATTATAtacaagatgatgtatttgatgttataggatgttagattcatttgaagattttaatatctatattttattgttgtgaatctcaccccttctgcttgaaaatgttgcccttcctatgggtaacttgcaggtgatcctgagtagtcggtggtggctcaagagtcgtgtctagggctctgatacgtgggatgggaattattattagtattattgttgtttttccttcctatgtatcaatttttggaacttgatgatgtggccctttgttgattgatttgttgttgttaggcttaatgccaagatatGATTTGGAGGTTTTAAACAATCGTTGTTTGTTTGGTGATATTATTCCGCTGCTGAATTAATGTTGATTTCTATGGATGTTtcataaatagatttttatattctatttaagaaaatttgattatttactgtagcatgcccgtttggtgaattactctgatgaatattttattatttaagtgcttttgggtaacggggtgttacataaaatattttatatatgcttttcatcaaatttttattatttttacaattgtgtaagtattttaaaaagttatattttgatGTATAAATAGTGATTTTTTGCTCAAAAAGCTAAgttttattaattgatgaacttaattaaaattaaaatcttgCAACACAAGATGTGCCACGTCACTCAGTTACACAAACTGACCCAACCATCGCCTACTAAAAAGAACAAATATACAACATTTGGAACATTGATTAAACAATTCAACTGACTTCAttcctcaaaaaagaaaaaagttcaaCTAACTTCACAGCGCAAAAGTGTGAACAGAACGTGCATTCATCAACtcctattttgtttttcttcagaCATCATAAATCACATTCCACGGATTTGATTGGATGTTTCTTAAAAAGATGGAAAGGTTAACGAGTGTTTTCGAAGAATTCTTTAAGGATTGTAAACAGTAAGCTATTATAAAAATTTGCGTAAtcaatatattgaaaattgaaatatttaactttaaatgaataattacttattttagattgcttaaagagtgttcgggggcactcgttaacaagacaaaaaaaacttCGATGGTATGTAATTTAACTCTTTTTTCTGAAGAAATTAATTTAACTCTTAGTCCAATGTtctgttaagaaaaaaaaaatcttagtatGATGAAATACTTCATCTAAtaagaggaaaaataaaaacaacaattttttacaaatatattcTTAAAGAGGTTAGAGAAGCGTTAAGAAAAGGATGAGTAGTGACAAGACAGTTGGGCTGAACAACATGCTTATCAAAGTGTGGAAGAGTCTTGGCGATAGAGAAATTGTGTGGctcacaatattttttaacGAGATTATGAGGACGAAGAAAATGTCGGACGAGTGGAGAACAAACACTTTAATTCCAATCTATAAGAACAAGGGAATATACAAAACTACGCGAATTATAGGGGAATTAAGCTAATGAGTCATACCATGAAGTTATGGGAAATGGTGATTGAACGAAGACTAAGAGAGAAGACTCCAGTTACGGATAACCAATTTGGTTTTATGCTTGGGAGGTCGACTATGGAAACGATCTACTTACTTCGACGCGTGGTGGAGCGATATATGACGGATAATAAAGACTTACACttagttttcattgatttggaGAAGGCGTATGATAGAGTTCCTAGAGAGATTTTGTGGAAAGTCCTGGAGAAGAACGAGGTTAAGATTGCCTATATTAGAGCTATCAAGGATATGTATATGAGGGAGCTTCGACTAGTGTGAGGACGCAAGATGGGACTACCGAAGATTTTCCCATAACAATAGGATTGCACCAAGGGTCAACCCTGAGTCCTTACCTTTTActttgagtaaataggcaaaCTAATGCATGACATACATAATGAAGCACATAAATGACATATGATTGGCATAACCAAGATGTCAAAATATATGGCTTTGTTATTGCTAATTTTAACCACACAAAAAATTTCCACTTCCTTTATATTGTGAGCACTGCACACTCTACACCAACACACTTCTCtcactttcaagaaaaaaaaaacataaacttgtTAGTTCTCTCACTTTATAAAAGATCTTGAAGGAATCATGGTCTTCTTCCCCCCGTTAAGATTCAAAGGAAtggtaataatattattcaaagATCTTTACCAAATACTGCCAATTTGTTCTACCATACTGCCAATATATGGTTGTATACCCtcaaaacttagctaatatgCTCTACAATTCAGTGATAATACAATCACTTTTAGGGAtaagaaaaaactataaaaaatttcaagttcaGGGGTATTTTGCAcatttcaggagggtaattgaagaaaaaactatacaaattttgcaaaacgtcatgttgactaacagaagaatttgacggagagggtaaattgattaacgttgtgcaatttcaggagggtaattgatgttttcttaatttcaggggggtaattgacgaaacttacaatttaaggggggggggggtaattgcctatttactcctTTTAATTTAGTTTGGATGTATTGACAGAACACATTCAAGAGTTAGCACCGAGATGTATGCTTTTTGAAGATGATGTAGTCTTGCTTGGTGAGtcgagggagggagggaggctAGAGACCTAGAGGCAAGCCTTAGAAGCGTATGGTTTCCGCTTGAGTAGAAGTAAGACGGATTATATAGAATGTAACTTCAGCAAAAGGAGAAGTAGGTCTACCTTCGCggtgaaagttggagatcatatcataccccaagttacatggtttaaatatcttgggtcCATAGTACAAAATGACGGAGAAATAGAAGCATATGTAAGCCATCGTATTTAAGCTGGGTcgttgaaatggagaagaacCTCAAGTGTTTTGTGCGATAAGAAAGTACCTCTTAAGTTAAAAGGAAAGTTTTATCGGTCAGCAATCAGAACGGAGTTGTTGCATGGTACAAAATGTTGGGCGGGTAAGAGTCAACATGAGAATCAAGTATgtgtagcagagatgaggatgttgcgctGGATGAGCGGTAAGACTAGACATAataggattaggaatgacaccatcagagagagaaagtgggggtagcacctatagtagaaaagttggtagaaaataggcttagatgaTTTGGGCATGTAGAcagaagagtagatcaaataGAGACAAAAGAGATGATTTGGGCATGTAGAGCGAAGACCCGTAGATGCCGTcataagaagagtagatcaaatggatgAGAGTCAAGTTAGAAGAGGTAGACGAATacctaggaaaactattagagaaatcGTTAGAAAGAATTTAGAAGTCAATTGgttggatccaaatttggtTTGATAGAGTACTATgacgtcatttgatccatgtagccgaccccacttagtagGATAAGGTTTGGTTGCTGTTGTTGTATATTCTTAAAGAAAATGTAAACCATTAAATAAATgcactaatattaaaaagacaaGTATTAAATAAAGGGTAAAAAAAACCTTTACAATAACAACGTACACCTTAAAAGTTGTGAcattctttttataaatatgttcataattttttaaattattttttacaataagaaCTGGAGAAACTATTTTAGACTCATCTCTTCACGATCCAACAATGGTAGATGAAGTGATTAAAGGTGCATGaccttgtataaaaaaaaaatctattaacaAGAAAATTAACAATCAAATAGCAAatgtaaattttctttttcggTATAAAAGAGCAAAGGTAAATTATTTCCTTGAAATATGTCCATTCTCATCAAAATTTAATTAGACCAAGGCTCTTTGATTCTAACTTTTTTcacttaatttgtttataaatgatTGAGATGAGAATGATAGGAAAGATTGTCCATCAACATACCGACTTTGTGTAATATATATCCACAAGAAcagtttttctaaaaagaaaaggaagaataaATACATCATGTATACGTGGAGGGAAAGAAAGGGCCCATAATATCCACAAATGAAATGAgtaattgaaatatatttaaaggatccaataaaataattaatacctcacaaaaatcacaaattattcccctaaaaaaaaaccacatattATATTCCATGCACACTCATTTACACGTCCACTTCAATTACAAATTCTTTTTTCTGGTTGCAGCTTTTGACAAGATCCTAATTAGAAATTTCCCTTTATGCCTTTTCCCACAAGATCCCCACCTCACTAGTTTGTGTCTTTCTTTAAATCcaaaatattgtgtttgttttgtgcTACACCTTCCCTTTTTATTGAAGCACCTTCTCTATCAAATTCTCCTCTTCCACTAAATTaccaaaaatcaaacccctttaattTCCATCTCttaattcttcaatttcattaataaaaaaaacataaatcttTCATTGATATTATGGGGGCTGGTATTTCTACCAATGATGATCATGAAGGATATCTTTCATATTCAAAGACTTGTTTAGATGATATTCCAGAAAGCTGCATATCTTCCATAATGATGAGGTTGGATCCTCAAGAGATTTGTAAATTGGCTAGAGTCAACAAAACTTTTCATAGAGCTTCCTCAGATGACTATGTTTGGGAATCTAAGTTGCCTCCAAGCTACAAGTTTCTTGTCAAGAAAATTCTTGGTGAAGAAAAACTTTGTTCTATGACCAAGAAAGAGATCTATGCTAAATTATGTCAACCTAATTTCTTTGATGGTGGTACAAAAGTAAGTAACTCAAAATTCTTGATTGGTAGTGGATCTGTTTGGAGGATCACTAGGTTTATTTTCAATTAACTAGATTgagtttttctctattttttttgttaaatgtgattgcaaacttttttttttcattagacAAATCcgtttctaatttttttttgttaactgtaCAAGATGCCAAATTTTTGTAgaacacttttatttattttttctctaatattcgtcattattttcactttttctcGTAGATATATATCTTTGATATTATGCATAAAAAAGCTTATTGCTGGGGATCGTGGTtgcaaacaattttttaaagtttgCTTTTAGACTGCattgaaaaagttttaatttgtttatatgtgGTGATTATTGTAGGAAATTTTGTTGGATAGATGCAGTGGAcaagtttgtttgtttatttcatcAAAATCTTTCAAGATAACTGGAATAGATGATAGAAGATATTGGAATTATATTTCCACTGAAGAATCAAGGTGAGAGCGGCTGCAGATTTAACTTTTATGATTTGTTTGGATGTATGTAAATATTATGTGATGAACTTGGATAAATgaaattatgattattttattctatcttttaaagaagagaaaactaaacataaaaatacaatatcaaaatttacattagatttttttctaaaattcgGTATCCTATTTATGAACGAACTAATTCGAGATAATCAATCATACTGTCCACTTGCGAAGACTCCATTTAAAGCCATAACTATGTTCTGGACTTGCCCATCAAAATTGGCGTTAGaggaaatgaaatattaaactGTGAGAAAAACACACTATAAAGATTCCAAATCAACCGTAGGCCAACCACAAATGAGTTTTTTACATCATATTTTAATCAAGTTTAACTCCATTTACCTAatttatcaatatatttttatttctaaatacctgatttcaaaaatcaaatatcAACTATTTTAATTcgaattttatttcttttccctcttatttttctcaattcgttgttgttattgattttttttttttttgaataaattcgTTGTTATTGATTTGTTTTCATCTCAAGAGAATGAATGCATTTGTCAGGATGCAAATGACAGGAGGAACTAAAGCTTTTATTAAaaacaagagtaatgtttgttaGATACCCTTTTCCCATTAGCTTAGTCAGCAATTCATATATTAAAATCCTATTGGCAATTTGCTTTTGCTTTaccatattatattttcttcctaGCATAGTCAGCTATTCATATATTAAAGGTAATTAAAAGAATAAGGAACAAAAGTGCAACAACTTGCCCATAGAAAATGTTACAACGGTTAAAAAGGTCTTCTATTGAAATAaagtatttaattaaatattgttaAAAGTCTAATGCCAACTAATTTGTCCTAGTGCCCTTCCAAAAGAAACTAATTTATCCTAGTCAGCCATTCCTATCTACAAGATAATTAAAGAACAAGAGTGCAATCAAGTGGCACATTGAAAATGACATCTTTCCAAAGAAAAGTGgccttaataaataatttggTCTAAATAGAAAACCCTCgaattatttttgaagtttgtttttttataggtAAATATTACTGGTAGTGTATTgacacttttttatttaattgagatttgaattatgaatttttcacCTCTTCAACGTCTTTAATTTTGAATCAGGTGAACTACTCAAGTCAATGAAGTATGATATTTGCcgatattttaatataaaactaaaaagaatagaaattcaaatatattcttttttttttcttttgtccaTTGTAAGTTTTGTATAATGCATCACAAAACAAGCACTAGAATACAAATATATTTTCCTATTCACTTTTTTATATGGTACATTATGTAGCTTCTAATTTATCCAAGAGtgcaaaatctcattttctaaGGTTGCATATTTTTAATCCGGGTCAAAAAAACTTTCAAGTcatattcttcatttttttaaacattctAATGTGTTTAATGAACTTGCAGGTTTAAAAGTGTTGCATATCTTCAACAAATGTGGTGGGTTGAAGTATTAGGGGAACTAGAACTTGAATTTCCAAAAGGGAACTATAGCATATTTTTCAAGCTTCAATTGGGCAAGACCACAAAGAGATTGGGTAGAAGAGTGTGCAACCTTGAACAAGTACATGGTTGGGACCTCAAGCCCGTTAGATTTCAACTATCTACATCCGACGGTCAGAATTCACTCTCACAGTGTTATATGAATGGGCCCGGAGAATGGGCCTACTATCATGTTGGGGACTTTGTAATTGAGAAGCCCAATGGGCTAATAAGCATCAAATTTTCTTTGGCCCAAATTGATTGCACACACACCAAAGGTGGTCTTTGCATAGATGGGGCAGTGATTTGTCCCAAGGAGTTAGCACATAAGTTGAAGCAATTTTAGCTAAAGTATACTCAATATTGCTTTTTCAAATTAAGCACGTTTGTAAGACCAAATATAGGTCTTTGTgcatttctttttgtttattatttaagATTTTTCGGATCAAAGATCATGGGGGAAAAAGGttgttgaagaaaaaatgtTGGATTTTGGGACCAAATAACCTTGGATCTTGTGTGATGAGTGCCCCTACTTTTGTGTAGGTGTGAGTGTTCTTTTTCTAACTTGTTTGAAGGAAATAGGATTGTGAAAAATAGTGCTAATTGTTGAAGCTGTTAATGTTGTAGAGATTGATTTGTTGTAATTCACTTTTGTGTCTATTGCCATAATATGTTATGATGATCTACTCATGTACATATGAAAATGGTGCACTATTTTCAATGTTAAAAATGGTTGTGTtgattgtaaaaaagaaaatggctGTGTTGtatcttcatcttttcatatcttacaaaataaaaataatttttgaaaaaatattattagttaATTCATTGTTGAAAATTCACATTTGATATTTTAGTCGAGTAGTAAGAGTTTAGTATTATAAATCTTGACTTACAAagtttaaatcctctaaaaacgATTGTAAAAAGGTTGTTGAAAATTCATGTGTACATTTTCATGTTTACATTTTCATGTTCTATCTTGAATGGAGGCTTTTTacgggttttttttttctttcttttttctaacACTATCTATCTTTCCTTTTACATATGATATGTGTATTTTGGAAAAGATGGACGATACGAAGAACTTCTACGGGAAAGGTGTTCCCTCCCCTACTTGTACTGTTGATACTGCACCTGCCATCTTTGTCGCTCTGGCAGTTCTGCCTATATAGAAAGAGATGTTATATATACCAAGGTAGTCATTCAAGCTTAAATAATCCCTAATGgagatattttgaaaatggcTACCTCGTTGTTTTCTAAGGGAGATGTCCCTTTCAAGAGGAGGAGTGTGAAAAGAAATTATCGAGGAGACTGCCAAGAGGAAGAGTAAGGGAGACTGGTGAAAATTATTGCTTGGAGGAAATGACAAGAGTCGTCATATTCACTCTTATTCTAAATATCCTTGGTTGCTGATGACAAGTCATCCTACATTAtttttagcatgtttttcattcattttatttagGTTTTGATCTAATATAGAGGAGTTTTGGAACAATTGTATATGATTTTACGAgatattttgtaatgttttcatttAGAGTGATGTAATTCTAATTTTTATCGAAACCATGCAGTTCTTAGGTGTTTCTGATGTAATTCAagtcaaaatcatgaaaatcGACAAAGCAAAGCATCTTAAAAGGATTTGGGAAGACAATGAATGAAGTTTCAAGAGGCATGTAAAGACATTACATAGAGGAGAATTCTATTTATTTCAAGTACCAAGACAAGTTTCATGGAAGAAAACACTCAAGAGAGGTGTGCGTTCATGGCAAGGaaaataacagttttttttgttgtttttccctgCGGGTTGTTGGAAAAATCCTAGTTTTTCAGTCTAAACCCACTTGGAAATCAGCCTATAAATATAACTCTTCTCCTTCACAATTATTCATTTAGAACGAAGTGGTTTAAGAGAAAGGCAAGCTCTATGAGCTTCATGGTAGGAGTCCCTTAGGTGATAAATATAAGCTCTATCAGCCTATAAATATAACTCTTTTTCTTTAGGTGataaaatttcttatttttctttttcgtttCTAGGACTAGTTAAGTTTCTTAGGTAATAGCTCTTTGTAATGTTTTATAGAAAGTGTTGTCGAAAGTGCTGGAAAATCGGCTAAAGTTATTGTTGCATAAGAGTATTTCTGACAACCAGTCAACATTTGTTTCAGGGACGTCTATTTTAGATAATGAAATGGTTGCTATTGAAGTTGTTCACTCTATGAAGTTGAAAACTAAACGTAAGCAAGGTAATATGGCCTTGAAGCTTGACATTAGCAAAGCCTGTGACCGAATTGTTTGGTTGTATTTAAAGAAGGTGATGTCAAAGATGGGGTTTTGCCAGCAATGGGTGGACTGAATTATGATGTGTATACAGACTAAGGATTATTCGGTATTAGTAAATCAAGAGTCAATTGGGCCTGTTCTCTCTGGAAGGGGACTTCGCCAAGGAGACCCGTTGTTCCCGTACTTGTTTATATTGTGTGCTAAAGGTCTATCAGCTTTTATAAATCAGGTGGAAGCTAGAGGCGACTTACATGAAGCAAAAATTTGTCGAAACGCGCCTATTATTTCTCACCTTTTATTTGCCGAT belongs to Medicago truncatula cultivar Jemalong A17 chromosome 6, MtrunA17r5.0-ANR, whole genome shotgun sequence and includes:
- the LOC25480331 gene encoding F-box protein PP2-A13, translated to MGAGISTNDDHEGYLSYSKTCLDDIPESCISSIMMRLDPQEICKLARVNKTFHRASSDDYVWESKLPPSYKFLVKKILGEEKLCSMTKKEIYAKLCQPNFFDGGTKEILLDRCSGQVCLFISSKSFKITGIDDRRYWNYISTEESRFKSVAYLQQMWWVEVLGELELEFPKGNYSIFFKLQLGKTTKRLGRRVCNLEQVHGWDLKPVRFQLSTSDGQNSLSQCYMNGPGEWAYYHVGDFVIEKPNGLISIKFSLAQIDCTHTKGGLCIDGAVICPKELAHKLKQF